The Oncorhynchus mykiss isolate Arlee chromosome 14, USDA_OmykA_1.1, whole genome shotgun sequence genome segment CCTCCCATTGGTTGATTTTATTATCTTTAAACCCCCCAGGTTTCCATTCAAGGTGGCCATTGGTGGGACCTGCACCAACGGcattgtgcctgtgtgtgttcagCATGCTGCTGTGCCTGCCGTCTCCTGCGTCATGCACAACCTGCCCCCAGAAATGCCGTTGCGAAGACCAGCAGTTCTACTGCGACACCCAAGGACTGGAGGCGCCCCCGGACGGCGTTGACAGGGGGGCCCTGGGGTTATCGCTCCGCCACAACAGCGTCGCTGAACTGAGCCCGGACCAGTTCTATGGCTTCTCCCAGCTCACCTGGCTCCACCTGGACCACAACCAGATCACCACGGTGCAGGAGGACGCCTTCCAGGGGCTCTACAAACTCAAAGACCTCAACCTGAGCTCCAACCGGATCACAAAGCTGCCAAACACAACCTTCATCCACCTCATCAACCTACAGATCTTAGATCTGTCCTTCAACCTGATGACTGTGCTGGAGCCTGAGCTGTTCCATGGTCTCCGCAAGCTGCAGATCCTCCACCTGCGCTCCAATTCGCTGCGCACCACCCCCGTCCGGGCCTTCTGGGACTGCCGTAGCCTTGAGTACCTGGGTCTGTCCAACAACCGGCTGCGAAGCCTGGCCCGGAACGGCTTCGCTGGCCTCATTAAACTCAGAGAACTCCACTTGGAACACAACCAGCTGACTAAGATCAATCTGGCTCATTTCCCCCGTCTGGTGGCTCTGCAGTTCCTTTATCTGCAGTGGAACAAGATCTCCAACCTGACCTGCGGTATGGAGTGGACCTGGACCACGCTGGAGAAGATGGACCTCACGGGGAACGAGATCCGGGTGCTGACCCCGGACGTGTTCGAGACGCTGCCCAACCTGAAGATCCTCCTACTGGATAACAACAAGTTAGGCAGCCTGGACCCACTGGTCTTGGATATGTGGCGGTCTCTAGGTACCGTGGGGCTGTCCAGCAACCTTTGGGAATGTACCAAAGGCATCTGCTCGCTGGCCACTTGGCTTAGCACCTTCAAGGGGAGGTGGGAACACTCCATCCTGTGTCACACCCCCGAGTACGCCCAGGGCGAGGAGATACTGGACGCCGTTTATGGATTCCAGCTTTGTCTGAATTTTACAATGCCGCCACCTGTCGTCTTGACCACAACCACTATGTCAATGGTCACGGACTCGCCGACAGGCACGACGGCGGAGGTCACCAGCTCTCTGTTCGGAGTAATGAAGCAGACACCCACACAGGGCTACTACGGGGATTTGGGGCGCTTTACGACCGTAACGACAACCACCGCCGCGCCGCGCACCGCCCTGGCAACCACGGTGGAGGGCGGGAGTGGAGCGGCAGGGGGAGTCCCCGAGGACTTCTCGGAGACGGACAACACGGTCCTAACCCAGAGGGTGATCATCGGAACGATGGTCCTTCTGTTTACCTTCTTCCTCATCATTTTCGTTGTGTTCATCTCGCGGAAGTGCTGCCCTCCTACCATGCGCAGGATACGCCAGTGCTCGGCCATGCAGAACCGCCGCCAGATGAGGACCCAGCAGCGGCAGCAAATGGCGGACCTGGCCACGCAGGTACCCTATAACGAGTACGAGCCCAGCCACGAGGAGGGAGCGCTGGTTATCATCAACGGCTACGGGCAGTGCAAGTGTCAACAGCTGCCTTACAAAGAGTGTGAAGTATAAACTATGTATTTCCCCCTGGAGCAGCATATGGGCTGTTGACCATTCCAAACAATACAGGGTTTGTTTTTTGCCCCCCAGTTTATACAACAAAACACTTTCTACTCGTTAGCTCTGAGAAATCAATGCGATTAGTATATTGAGTGGGAGAGTTGATGACTGGTGGGTGGAATGGACAGTGAAgagactgatgatgatgatgtagtaggAATAGTCACCATTTATTTTTATATGAATGCAAGATTGTTCATATCAGATAGCTGTGGGCAATCAGTCTCCACAGGAAGAAAAGATTGTTCATATCAGATAGCTTGTGGGCAATCAGTCTCCACAGGAAGAAAAGATTGTTCATATCAAATAGCTGTGGGCAATCAGTCTCCACAGGAAGAAGACAAGAAAAAAAACCCTGGTAGAC includes the following:
- the LOC110489232 gene encoding leucine-rich repeat transmembrane neuronal protein 2-like; its protein translation is MGFHSRWPLVGPAPTALCLCVFSMLLCLPSPASCTTCPQKCRCEDQQFYCDTQGLEAPPDGVDRGALGLSLRHNSVAELSPDQFYGFSQLTWLHLDHNQITTVQEDAFQGLYKLKDLNLSSNRITKLPNTTFIHLINLQILDLSFNLMTVLEPELFHGLRKLQILHLRSNSLRTTPVRAFWDCRSLEYLGLSNNRLRSLARNGFAGLIKLRELHLEHNQLTKINLAHFPRLVALQFLYLQWNKISNLTCGMEWTWTTLEKMDLTGNEIRVLTPDVFETLPNLKILLLDNNKLGSLDPLVLDMWRSLGTVGLSSNLWECTKGICSLATWLSTFKGRWEHSILCHTPEYAQGEEILDAVYGFQLCLNFTMPPPVVLTTTTMSMVTDSPTGTTAEVTSSLFGVMKQTPTQGYYGDLGRFTTVTTTTAAPRTALATTVEGGSGAAGGVPEDFSETDNTVLTQRVIIGTMVLLFTFFLIIFVVFISRKCCPPTMRRIRQCSAMQNRRQMRTQQRQQMADLATQVPYNEYEPSHEEGALVIINGYGQCKCQQLPYKECEV